Part of the Candidatus Aminicenantes bacterium genome, CCAGTAAATACAAGGCTTTCGGGGTTTTCTGTATACGCAATAGAGACGCAAACCAGGCTGGTTTTCTCATAATATATAGTGCAGCGTTTTTTAAAATGTTTTCAAGGTTTGGAAACTGGAAGCCCGTCCCCAGCAGTTTTATCCTCGTCTAGCAATTCGGTTTGTATGTTTTGTTGGGCTTCCGGTTCTTTTGGTTCGTCAGACTCGTCACTTGGCTTATTTTCTAAAGATTCCCGTGGCCGTCTTGTTGTTTTTCCGTAAAAACGACGGACTCGGGTCTGGGCCTTTGCTGCTTCTTCTCCATCAAGAACGTCTCGCTTTAACACCTCATTACTTAGAACTTTTGTAATCTCTTCTGGTGATATGTTCACACCATCTGAGAGCTTTCTCAATTCGCGACGAAGGGAGCCAACTAATTCATCGGAGAGTATAAGGGCACCCAGAATAAATCGGTTGATCGTGAGAATCTTTTTGTGAAAATCCTCGCGGGCTTCTTTGGCCAAACCTTCTTTGCAGAGAATGAAGAGTCTTTCCAGGTGCTCTTCATTCTTTGCGTCGAGTTCATCGAATGTGAACTCGGAAATAAAATCCCATTTTATTGGCTTCTCAAACCGGAGCTTATAGAGTTGCCATACTAGCCCACTTGTGAGAA contains:
- a CDS encoding type I restriction enzyme HsdR N-terminal domain-containing protein encodes the protein FAVRGTYCDLAIKLNNKIEFLIEIKAIGLSLKEAHLRQAIEYGANSGAQWIILTSGLVWQLYKLRFEKPIKWDFISEFTFDELDAKNEEHLERLFILCKEGLAKEAREDFHKKILTINRFILGALILSDELVGSLRRELRKLSDGVNISPEEITKVLSNEVLKRDVLDGEEAAKAQTRVRRFYGKTTRRPRESLENKPSDESDEPKEPEAQQNIQTELLDEDKTAGDGLPVSKP